The following are from one region of the Lacinutrix sp. Bg11-31 genome:
- a CDS encoding gliding motility-associated C-terminal domain-containing protein: MYTYKKKYKLYLLLCFLILICQEKVNSQIVIGTPNLGFSQACASANFNTYSTTFVFSPENGLNTSNQFLIELSDANGDFSNATIIFTSNSGTVTTSPATLDFSLPNTTAGENYRIRIKSSAPVATSSGSLPFAAYYKIQDAPFTINNLVSTGVYCAGGSYLLTIDNPGSGNNDSPLNYPSLTYKWYKETSATTSIFVSEGSSLTINQEGTYFVETNYGSCTSNSFSNRVTISSVTSGQADAGISSSLGNPFCPDLGATTLSTIGGNSYQWFKDGVIIPGATNQMYETIESGTYAVQVNLGSCSASGAIVLQSELFDASINVDETNTIEAEDTLTIIISNTANTPEFEWYLDNVLISSANEDTFDATAFGNYKVVVTENSGCTASRTFLFEIVEAFDPFPEVEKIPNLISPNGDTINDTWIIPTKYVTGSNTQVTILNNRGLVVLQTNDYLNNFPENDLNITNINQVYYYIITTPDNEVIKGSITIIK; encoded by the coding sequence ATGTACACCTACAAAAAAAAATACAAACTATATTTATTACTCTGTTTTCTAATTCTTATTTGTCAAGAAAAAGTTAATTCACAAATAGTAATTGGAACTCCAAATTTAGGCTTTAGTCAAGCATGCGCAAGTGCTAATTTTAACACCTACTCTACTACTTTTGTTTTTTCTCCAGAGAACGGGTTAAATACTTCAAATCAATTTTTAATTGAGTTATCCGATGCTAATGGCGATTTTTCAAACGCAACTATTATATTTACATCAAATTCTGGAACGGTAACAACCTCACCAGCAACATTAGATTTTTCATTACCAAACACCACTGCTGGAGAAAACTATAGAATTCGTATAAAAAGTAGTGCACCTGTTGCAACTAGTTCTGGTTCTTTACCTTTTGCTGCTTATTATAAAATTCAAGATGCTCCATTTACTATAAATAATTTAGTCTCAACTGGAGTTTATTGTGCAGGCGGAAGCTATTTACTAACTATAGATAATCCTGGCTCAGGTAATAATGATTCTCCTTTAAATTATCCATCGCTTACTTATAAATGGTATAAAGAAACTAGTGCAACGACCTCTATTTTTGTGTCAGAAGGTTCATCACTTACAATAAATCAAGAAGGCACTTATTTTGTAGAAACGAATTATGGTAGTTGTACTTCAAATTCGTTTTCTAATCGCGTAACTATTAGTTCTGTTACTTCAGGACAAGCAGATGCAGGTATCTCTTCAAGTTTAGGGAATCCGTTTTGTCCAGATCTAGGTGCAACAACTTTAAGTACTATTGGAGGAAATAGTTATCAGTGGTTTAAAGATGGTGTTATTATTCCAGGCGCAACTAATCAAATGTATGAAACCATAGAATCTGGTACCTATGCGGTTCAAGTAAACTTAGGAAGCTGCTCTGCATCTGGAGCTATTGTATTGCAAAGTGAACTTTTTGACGCCTCTATTAATGTAGATGAAACAAATACTATTGAAGCAGAAGATACTTTAACCATAATAATTTCTAATACTGCTAACACTCCAGAATTTGAATGGTATTTAGACAACGTTTTAATTTCTAGTGCTAATGAAGATACTTTTGATGCTACAGCTTTTGGAAACTACAAAGTGGTTGTTACAGAAAATTCTGGCTGTACCGCTTCTAGAACTTTTTTATTCGAAATAGTAGAAGCATTTGATCCTTTTCCTGAAGTAGAAAAAATTCCAAATCTTATTAGCCCTAATGGAGACACCATTAATGATACATGGATTATACCAACAAAATACGTAACTGGCTCTAATACACAAGTAACTATATTAAACAATCGTGGATTAGTAGTATTACAAACAAACGATTACCTCAACAATTTCCCAGAGAACGATTTAAATATTACTAACATCAATCAAGTGTATTATTATATAATAACAACGCCAGATAATGAAGTAATTAAAGGCTCAATAACAATTATAAAATAA